Genomic segment of Pirellulales bacterium:
CCGGGCGACGTGATCGAGTTTACTGAGGGGCGTTTCGACCTGAACAATGCCCTGTCCTGCACGGTCGATGGCGTCACGATCCGCGGAGCCGGCAAGGACAAGACGGTGCTCAACTTCGCCACGATGGGCGCCGGCACCGGCAGCGCCGGCATCTATGCGGCCAAGGTCAAGAACTTCGTGGTCCAGGACCTGGCCGTCGAAGACACCGCGAAAGACGCCATCAAGACCGAAAGCTGCGAGCACACGATCTACCGCAACGTGCGGGTCGAGTGGACGAAGGGCCCCAACCCTGAGAACGGCGCCTATGGGCTGTACCCCGTGCTGAGCAAGGACGTGCTGATCGAGGGTTGTTTCGTTCGCGGCGCCTCGGACGCTGGCGTGTACGTCGGCCAATCGGAGAACGTGATCATCCGCCGCAACGAGGCCCGGGAAAACGTGGCCGGCATCGAGATCGAAAACACCGTCGGTGCCGACGTCTACGAGAACGTTTCGACCGGCAACACCGGCGGGCTGTTGATCTTCTCGCTGCCCGAACTGCCCAAGAAGAATGGCAGCAACTGCCGCGCGTTCAAGAACAAGATTGTCGACAACAACCATCCGAACTTCGGCAAGGAAGGCAACATTGTCGCGACGATTCCGGCGGGCTCGGGCGTGATCATCATGGCCAACAAGAACGTGCACCTGTACGACAACGAGATCGGCGGCAACAAGACGATCAATTGC
This window contains:
- a CDS encoding right-handed parallel beta-helix repeat-containing protein, translating into MRLIRGSAWTLLAAVALVGCADNSGSMATNGNGNGNGNGHSEPKGKVTVVSPGPEAYDQAQTALIEAKPGDVIEFTEGRFDLNNALSCTVDGVTIRGAGKDKTVLNFATMGAGTGSAGIYAAKVKNFVVQDLAVEDTAKDAIKTESCEHTIYRNVRVEWTKGPNPENGAYGLYPVLSKDVLIEGCFVRGASDAGVYVGQSENVIIRRNEARENVAGIEIENTVGADVYENVSTGNTGGLLIFSLPELPKKNGSNCRAFKNKIVDNNHPNFGKEGNIVATIPAGSGVIIMANKNVHLYDNEIGGNKTINCSVISYLFTDRSYKDEQYNPYVEGVYIHGNVFAGGGDNPEGPVATVFKELMDTLKLQTVPDVVYDGMVNEKTAKDGVAPPELGVYVVDNKDADMVNLSKMSLEAKEFAGQLPELSPIAITGVE